One Narcine bancroftii isolate sNarBan1 chromosome 3, sNarBan1.hap1, whole genome shotgun sequence DNA window includes the following coding sequences:
- the htr1aa gene encoding 5-hydroxytryptamine (serotonin) receptor 1A a, producing the protein METYNSTFSDSGFTKENNTNFSEVTLTYQIITSLFIGTMILCSIIGNACVIAAIALERSLQNVANYLIGSLAVTDLMVSVLVLPMAALYQVLNKWTLGQVTCDIFISLDVLCCTSSILHLCAIALDRYWAITDPIDYVNKRTPKRAAILISLTWLVGFLISIPPMLGWRTPEDRADPDACNISQDPGYTIYSTFGAFYIPLILMLVLYGRIFKAARFRIRKTVKKSEKQKVADTCLTVSPAVAQKKSNGENSKNWRRSVEPKPACINGAVRHGEEGTIQVHHNPKDHLHLPSNTNSQLTICFEARNDKNIEAKRKVALARERKTVKTLGIIMGTFIFCWLPFFIVALVLPFCGQHCYMPIWLHALINWQGYSNSLLNPIIYAYFNKDFQSAFKKIVKCKFCRQ; encoded by the coding sequence ATGGAAACGTACAACAGCACGTTTTCGGATTCGGGTTTCACCAAAGAAAATAACACGAACTTTTCAGAGGTGACGCTGACTTATCAGATTATAACATCTTTGTTTATAGGAACTATGATCCTTTGTTCTATTATTGGAAATGCTTGCGTGATCGCTGCTATAGCACTGGAGCGTTCTCTCCAAAATGTAGCCAACTATTTAATAGGGTCACTTGCTGTCACAGATCTGATGGTGTCGGTGTTGGTACTCCCCATGGCTGCTTTGTATCAAGTTCTGAACAAGTGGACCCTGGGACAGGTAACATGCGACATTTTTATTTCTTTAGATGTGTTGTGTTGTACATCTTCTATCCTGCACCTGTGCGCTATTGCTTTGGACAGATACTGGGCTATTACAGACCCAATAGACTATGTCAACAAGAGGACTCCCAAACGAGCTGCTATTCTAATAAGTTTGACATGGCTGGTCGGATTTTTAATTTCAATCCCACCCATGTTGGGCTGGAGAACACCTGAAGATAGAGCTGATCCCGATGCATGTAATATTAGTCAAGATCCGGGCTACACCATTTATTCCACCTTCGGTGCCTTTTACATCCCGCTGATATTGATGCTGGTCCTGTATGGAAGAATATTCAAAGCCGCTAGATTCCGCATTCGGAAGACGGTGAAGAAATCGGAGAAGCAGAAAGTAGCAGACACTTGCCTGACTGTTTCCCCAGCCGTGGCACAAAAGAAAAGCAATGGCGAGAACAGTAAGAACTGGAGGAGGAGCGTGGAGCCCAAACCTGCCTGTATTAACGGTGCCGTGCGGCATGGAGAAGAAGGGACCATCCAAGTGCACCACAACCCGAAAGATCACCTTCATCTGCCCAGCAACACCAACAGCCAATTAACAATTTGCTTCGAGGCCAGGAATGACAAGAACATTGAAGCCAAGAGAAAAGTGGCCCTTGCCCGCGAGAGGAAAACTGTGAAAACTTTGGGCATCATTATGGGGACCTTCATCTTCTGCTGGTTACCTTTTTTCATCGTTGCCCTGGTACTGCCCTTCTGTGGACAGCACTGTTACATGCCGATCTGGCTCCACGCTCTCATCAATTGGCAAGGCTATTCCAATTCACTCCTAAATCCCATTATTtatgcttatttcaataaagatTTCCAAAGTGCTTTCAAGAAAATTGTCAAATGCAAGTTCTGCAGGCAATAA